In the genome of Natronomonas salina, the window CGCATCGCGTTGTCGAAGCAGGAGACGGCGTCCTCCGCGAGGCCGCGCTCCAGCAGGAAGAACCCGCGGTTGTACCAGCCCTGCGGGAACCGCGGGTCGAGTTCGACGGCCCGCTCGGCGTGTTCGAGGGCCTGCTCGGTCTGGCCGGACTTCCACAGCGCGTACGCGAGGTTCGTCTCCGCCGACGCGGCGTGCTCGGAGTCGTCGTCGATGCGGAGCGCCTCCCGGTAGGAGTCGATGGCCTGCTGGAACTCCTGCAGTTCCGCGTGGGCGGCGCCCTTGTTCACCCACGCCTCCTGCTCGATCAGCTCGTCGTCGGCGTACTGGGCCGCCCGCTGGAGGGTGTCCGTCGCCTGCTCGTGGCGGTTGATCCGCATGTAGTCCATCGCCACGTCCAGCAGCTCCTCGGCGTCGACCTGTTCGGACGCGATCTGTCGCCGGTCGAGCGTGTCGGCCACCACGCGGGAGTCCACCGGGTCCACCTGTTCCGGGTCGGGGTCGAGCTCCGGCGGGTCGAGGTCGAACCCCTCGTAGGGGTCGCCGAACCCCTGGCCCTCCGAGAACTCGTGGGAGTCGTCTGGCTCCTCGTCGGTCATGTTACGATGTGTAGCCTACCGAGGGGGTAAAGGGTTGCGACCCGCTTTTCGCACGCGCGGCGCGGCGGAGCCGCGCCTCGCGGCAAGAACGTGGGGGAACTTCGAGGCATACCGGCCGCGCTGGGACAGGCCTTTGTTCGAGGGCCGACACGTCCCACGTAGATGGTCGGTCTCTCGGGCGGCGTCGCGTTCTACCTCGGTCTCGCCATCGTCTCGACGGCGGTCATCTGGGCGGGCAGCGGCCGCCTCGAGCGCTCCGCCGAGCGGCTCAGCAAGCACTACGGCATCCCCGTCGCCGTCCACGGCGCCGTGGTGGTCGCCGTCGGGTCCAGCTTCCCCGAACTGAGTTCCGTCGTCGTCAGCACGCTCGTCCACGACGAGTTCTCCCTCGGCGTCGGCGCCATCGTCGGCAGCGCCATCTTCAACCTGCTCGTCATCCCGGCGGTGTCGGGGCTCACCAGCGACACCCTCGAGGCGACCCGCGACATCGTCCACAAGGACGCCCAGTTCTACGTCATCAGCATCCTCGTCCTCTTCCTCGTCTTCGCCCTCGGGGCCACCTACGTCCCCGGCGGGACGAACCGCGAGGCCATCCTGACGCCCGTGCTGGCGCTGATACCGCTGACGACCTACGCCGTCTACGTCTTCCTCCAGTACCAGGACACCCAAGACCACGTCGCCGAGAAGGTCGAGGTGAACGCCCGCCGGCAGTGGGGCGTCCTCGCCGTCGGCCTCCTGCTCATCGCCGTCGGCGTCGAGGGCATCGTCCGGGCCGCGCTGGGCTTCGGCGCCATCTTCGAGACGCCGAGCCTCCTGTGGGGCCTGACGGTCATCGCCGCCGCGACGAGCCTCCCGGACGCCATCGTCAGCGTCCGCGCCGCCCGGGAGGGCCAGAGCGTCACCAGCCTCACGAACGTCCTCGGCAGCAACACGTTCAACCTGCTCGTCGCCATCCCCGTCGGCGTCCTGCTCGCGGGGTCGGCCACCGTCAACTTCCTCGCCGCCATCCCGATGCTGGGCTTCCTCGCCTTCGCCACCATCCTCTTCGTCGTCTTCACGCGCACCCACCTCGAACTCACCGACCCCGAGGCCTACGTCTTCCTGGGGCTGTACGGGTTCTTCGTCCTCTGGATGACCCTGGAGACCACCGGCGTCGTCGAGACCGTCCGGGGATTCTGACTCGCCCGGGCCCACCCCGGCCCCGACTTGCCGAAGGGACCGAACCGTGCGACGGCCTGGCAAACTTTACGACCCGCCCGCGTACGGGGAGCCATGAGACTGTTCGTCAGCGTGGGCGTCGACGGACTGGAGGAGGAGATCGCGGCCGTCCAGGAACCGCTGCGGGACCTGCCCGGGCTGAACCCCACCGACCCCGAACAGGCCCACGTGACGATGAAGTTCCTCGGCGAGGGCGACCACGACCTCGAGGCGCTGACCGACGCCGTCGAAGCGGCGGTGAAGGGCGCCGACGTCGAGCCCTTCGAGGCGCGGTTCGAAGGGCTGGGCGTCTTCCCGTCGCTGGACTACATCAGCGTCGTCTGGCTCGGCGTCGACGACGGAACCGAGGCGCTGACCGACCTCCACCGCGCCCTGGAGCTGGAAACGACGGCGCTCGGCTACGACGAGGAGTCCCACGAGTTCACGCCGCACGTCACCCTCGCGCGGATGGACCACGCCGCCGCCAAGGAGGACGTCCAGCGGTACGTCCGCGAGGAGGACCCCGAGGCCGGGACGCGCCGGGTCGAGGAGCTGCGCCTCGTGGAGAGCACGCTGACTCCCGAGGGACCCGAATACGAGACATTAGAGCGCTTCGAGTTCTGAGGTGCGCAGGGGCGTCGACACCGGCGGCCGGCCCCCGTCCCGTCGCCGGCCGTCGGCTACCCACGGCCAATGGACAAGAATTTAAACGCCGCGACGGAAGGTGCCTCCACTATGAGCAAGAAGTCCAAGGCCAAGAAGCAGCGACTGGCCAAGCTCGAGCGGCAGAACAGCCGGGTGCCGGCCTGGGTCATCATGAAGACCGACCGCGACACGCTGCGGAACCACAAGCGCCGCAACTGGCGGCGGAGTGACACGGACGAATGAGCGCCGAGTTCGACGAGCGCGTCATGACGGTGCCGCTCCGCGACGTCCACGCGGAGCCGAACGGCGAACGCGCCGACAAGGCGATGAAGCTCGTCCGCGAGCACCTCGCACAGCACTTCAACGTCGACGGCGAGGCGGTCCGGCTGGACCCCTCGATCAACGAGGAGATCTGGTCGCGCGGCCGCTCGAAGCCGCCGCGGAAGCTCCGCGTGCGGGCCGCCCGCTTCGAGGAGGAGGGCGAGGCCGTCGTCGAAGCAGAGACCGCGTAACGTGCTCCGCACGGCCCTCTCCGGCTCCGCCTACGTCGGCGTCTTCATGCGGGCCACCGACGACTGTCTCCTCGCCCGCCCGGACCTCGACGAGTCGCTCCTGAGCGACTTCGAAGCGGAGCTGGAGGTCGAGGCCGTCCCCACCACCATCGCCGGGTCGGCGACCGTCGGCGCCCTCGCGGCGGGCAACGAGAACGGCCTGCTCGTCAGCGAGCGGGTCACCGACCGCGAGCGCGACCGCATCGAGGAGGGCACCGACCTCCCGGTCGTCGAGCTCCCCGGCCGCATCAACGCAGCGGGCAACGTCGTCCTCGCGAACGACGCGGGCGCGTACGTCCACCCCGACCTCCCGCGGAACGCAATCCAGGCCGTCAAGGACGCCCTCGACGTCCCCGTCGAGCGCGGGATGATCGCGGACGTCCGGACGGTCGGTACCGCCGCGGTCGTCACGAACGACGGCGTGCTCTGCCACCCGAAGACCAACGACGAGGAACTGGACTTCCTCGAGGAGCTCTTCGGCGTCTACGCCGACATCGGCACCATCAACTACGGCGGCCCGCTGGTCGGCTCCGGGCTGGTCGCCAACTCCTCCGGCTACGTCGCCGGCCAGGAGACCACCGGGCCCGAGCTGGGTCGCATCGAGGACGCCCTCGGCTTCATCGACTGAGAGCCGTATCGGCGGAACGCTTTTCGACCCGCTCTACGAGCGTCCCTCAGGATGCCGTCCGATACCTCCGGCGTCGACGACCTCGCCTCGTCCCTCCACCGCACCGCCCTCGGTACACTGCTGGCCATCGTCGGGATCCTCGGCGTCGGTCTCGCGAGGCGACTCCCCGACGGCGACTACCTGATCGGCCTCCTGGGAGTGGTCCTCGCCCTCGGCGCCGTCGTGTGGATATCCTCCCTGCTTGGAGAGGGGTTGCGCGAGCGCTAGCTCCGCCGCTCGGCCCAGGGCGACAGGATGGCGTGGACGGCCTCGTTCATCGGGACGTCGACGCCGACCTCCTCGGCGTGCCGGACGACCGACCCGTGGAGGGCGTCCAGTTCGAGTCGGTTGCCGTGCTCGAGGTCGTAGTGCAGCGACGAGTAGGCGTCGGCGTCGAGGTCCCGGGCGAACGCGAGCCACTCGTCGACCGTCCCGTCGGGGAGGTCGACGCCCTCCGCCCGCGCGACCGCGGCGACCTCCGCCATGAGCCGCCGGTAGAACCGCCAGGCGGGCTCGGACTCGCGGATGTCGCCGACGGGCAGGCGGCTGGTCGCCGTCGCGCCGGCCTGCGCGCAGATGAAGACGAACTTCCGCCACAGCTCGACGGAGACGTCGTCGGCCAGTACCGCCTCGACGCCGTCGGCGCCGGAGAGCGCCGCGTCGAGCCGCCGGATGCGGTCGGTGCGCTCGCCGTCGAGTTCGCCGTAGACGAACCGCGCCGGCCCGCCGGTGTGCTCGACGACGCCCGGCGAGGCGATGGTGGAGAAGATGTAGGCGACGCCGCCGCAGACGTACTCGTCGCCGACGGCCTCGGCCAGCCAGCGCTCGTTGTCGACGCCGTTCTGGAAGGAGACCACGGCGGTGTCGTCGCCGAGCAGCGGGTCGAGTTCCGCGGCGGCCGACCGCGTGTCGTAGGCCTTCACGCAGAACAGGACCGCGTCGCAGGCGCCGACCTCGGCGGGGTCGTCGGTCGCGGGGACCTCGACGACGGTGTCGCCGGCGACGCTCTCGAGCCGCAAGCCGTCGTTCCGGATGGCCTCGAGGTGGTCGCCGCGCGCGATCAGGTGGACCTCGTGGCCGGCGTCGGCGAGGCGCGCCCCGAGGTAACCGCCCACGCCGCCGGCTCCGAACACCGCGAACTTCATGGCTCGCGGTTGGGGCGACGGCGCCATAGAAGTTCGGTAGCCGCCGTCGAAGAGCGGGGCGACGACCGATCAGACGACCTGGTTCGCCAGCGACTCGCCGGTCTCGAACCGCCTGGCGTTCTCCCGGACGAGCGCGGCGATCCGCTCGTAGTAGTCGTCGGTCATCGCCGCGACGTGCGGCGTCACGACCACGTTCTCCATCCCCCACAGCGGCGAGTCCTCGGGGAGCGGCTCCGTCTCGAAGACGTCCAGGGCGGCGCCGGCGAGTTCGCCGGCCTCCAGGGCGTCGACCAGCGCGGACTCGTCGACCACCGGCCCGCGGGCGACGTTCACGAGGACGGCGTCGTCGCGCATCGCGGCCAGCTCCGCCTCGCCGACGAGGCCCTCGGTCTCGTCGGTCAGGGGGACGGCGACGACCACGAACTTCGCCGCCGAGACGGCCTCCTGGAGTTCCGTGGAGGGGTGGACCGTCCGGACGTGGTCGACGGGGGTCGGCGTCCGCTTGACGCCGACGACGTCCGTGCCGAGGGCGTCGGCCCGCCTGGCGACGCCACGGCCGAGCGTCCCCAGGCCGACGACGCAGACGGTCTCGCCGTCGAGCGTGAACGCGTCGTCCCATTCCCCTCGCGACCACGCCCGTCGCTCCTGGTTCGAGCGGTAGCGGTGCAGCCCGCGGGCGAACTGCAGCATGTAGCCCGCGACCGTCTCGCCGACGGCGTCGCCGTGGATGCCGGTGCTGTTGGTCAGCCGAACGCCCGCGTCCCGCAGTTCGTCGAAGGGGAAGCGGTCGACGCCCGACTGGATGGAGTGGATCCACCCGAGGTCCGCCGCCAGGAACGCCGCCTCGTAGTCGAACGTCACCAGCGCGTCGCACCCGTCGACGGCACCGGTGGAGACCACCGACACCTCGAGGTCGAGGTCGTCGAGTTCC includes:
- a CDS encoding 50S ribosomal protein L31e, whose protein sequence is MSAEFDERVMTVPLRDVHAEPNGERADKAMKLVREHLAQHFNVDGEAVRLDPSINEEIWSRGRSKPPRKLRVRAARFEEEGEAVVEAETA
- a CDS encoding translation initiation factor IF-6 — its product is MLRTALSGSAYVGVFMRATDDCLLARPDLDESLLSDFEAELEVEAVPTTIAGSATVGALAAGNENGLLVSERVTDRERDRIEEGTDLPVVELPGRINAAGNVVLANDAGAYVHPDLPRNAIQAVKDALDVPVERGMIADVRTVGTAAVVTNDGVLCHPKTNDEELDFLEELFGVYADIGTINYGGPLVGSGLVANSSGYVAGQETTGPELGRIEDALGFID
- the thpR gene encoding RNA 2',3'-cyclic phosphodiesterase: MRLFVSVGVDGLEEEIAAVQEPLRDLPGLNPTDPEQAHVTMKFLGEGDHDLEALTDAVEAAVKGADVEPFEARFEGLGVFPSLDYISVVWLGVDDGTEALTDLHRALELETTALGYDEESHEFTPHVTLARMDHAAAKEDVQRYVREEDPEAGTRRVEELRLVESTLTPEGPEYETLERFEF
- the ddh gene encoding D-2-hydroxyacid dehydrogenase; its protein translation is MLSRIGIHDSVGAVFPPDVLRTELDDLDLEVSVVSTGAVDGCDALVTFDYEAAFLAADLGWIHSIQSGVDRFPFDELRDAGVRLTNSTGIHGDAVGETVAGYMLQFARGLHRYRSNQERRAWSRGEWDDAFTLDGETVCVVGLGTLGRGVARRADALGTDVVGVKRTPTPVDHVRTVHPSTELQEAVSAAKFVVVAVPLTDETEGLVGEAELAAMRDDAVLVNVARGPVVDESALVDALEAGELAGAALDVFETEPLPEDSPLWGMENVVVTPHVAAMTDDYYERIAALVRENARRFETGESLANQVV
- a CDS encoding 2-dehydropantoate 2-reductase; the protein is MKFAVFGAGGVGGYLGARLADAGHEVHLIARGDHLEAIRNDGLRLESVAGDTVVEVPATDDPAEVGACDAVLFCVKAYDTRSAAAELDPLLGDDTAVVSFQNGVDNERWLAEAVGDEYVCGGVAYIFSTIASPGVVEHTGGPARFVYGELDGERTDRIRRLDAALSGADGVEAVLADDVSVELWRKFVFICAQAGATATSRLPVGDIRESEPAWRFYRRLMAEVAAVARAEGVDLPDGTVDEWLAFARDLDADAYSSLHYDLEHGNRLELDALHGSVVRHAEEVGVDVPMNEAVHAILSPWAERRS
- a CDS encoding tetratricopeptide repeat protein — its product is MTDEEPDDSHEFSEGQGFGDPYEGFDLDPPELDPDPEQVDPVDSRVVADTLDRRQIASEQVDAEELLDVAMDYMRINRHEQATDTLQRAAQYADDELIEQEAWVNKGAAHAELQEFQQAIDSYREALRIDDDSEHAASAETNLAYALWKSGQTEQALEHAERAVELDPRFPQGWYNRGFFLLERGLAEDAVSCFDNAMRLGYRDADVLEEKARALEEMGEDEEAEEVAAEAEELRQRAEEQFVEEQ
- a CDS encoding sodium:calcium antiporter; the encoded protein is MVGLSGGVAFYLGLAIVSTAVIWAGSGRLERSAERLSKHYGIPVAVHGAVVVAVGSSFPELSSVVVSTLVHDEFSLGVGAIVGSAIFNLLVIPAVSGLTSDTLEATRDIVHKDAQFYVISILVLFLVFALGATYVPGGTNREAILTPVLALIPLTTYAVYVFLQYQDTQDHVAEKVEVNARRQWGVLAVGLLLIAVGVEGIVRAALGFGAIFETPSLLWGLTVIAAATSLPDAIVSVRAAREGQSVTSLTNVLGSNTFNLLVAIPVGVLLAGSATVNFLAAIPMLGFLAFATILFVVFTRTHLELTDPEAYVFLGLYGFFVLWMTLETTGVVETVRGF
- a CDS encoding 50S ribosomal protein L39e, producing MSKKSKAKKQRLAKLERQNSRVPAWVIMKTDRDTLRNHKRRNWRRSDTDE